The genomic stretch AAGCACAGTGAAGTTCTTCGCGCTGTTTATCCATCGTCCGGTCGCCACCACGTTGCTGGCGCTGGCGATAGCGCTGTGCGGCCTGCTCGGCTATCAGTTGCTGCCGGTGTCGCCGCTGCCGCAGGTGGATTATCCGGTGATTTCGGTCACCGCCACCCTGCCCGGCGCATCGCCGGAAACCATGGCGTCGTCGGTGGCGACGCCGCTGGAGCGCTCGCTGGGCCGCATCGCCGGCGTCAATGAAATGACGTCGATGAGTTCGCTGGGCAATACCCGCATCATCCTGCAGTTTGCGCTGGAGCGCGACATCAACGGCGCGGCCCGCGACGTGCAGGCGGCGATCAACGCCGCCCAAAGCCTGTTGCCGAGCAGCATGCCGAGCCGTCCTTACTACCGTAAAGTGAACCCGTCCGATGCGCCGATCATGATCATGACGCTGACATCGGACACCTATGGTCCCGGCCAGTTGTACGACTACGCCTCCACCCAGATTGCCCAGCGCGTCTCGCAGATCGACGGCGTCGGCGACGTCACCATCGGCGGCAGCTCGTTGCCGGCGGTGCGAGTGGCGCTCAACCCGCAGGCGCTGTTCAATCAGGGCGTATCGCTGGACGCCGTGCGCCAGTCGATCGCCCAGTCCAACGTGCGCCAGCCGCTCGGCAGCGTCGACAGCGGCAGCACTCACTACCAGATTCAGACCAACGACGAGCTGAAAACCGCCGACGCCTATCGCTCGCTGATCGTCCACTACAACAATGGCGCGCCGGTGCGCCTGAGCGACGTGGCGACAGTGAAAGATTCGGTGCAGAACGTGCTCAACGCCGGGATGACCAACGCCAAACCCGCCATTCTGGTGATGATCCGCCGGGCGCCGGACGCCAATATCATTTCCACCGTCGATGCCATCCGCGCTTCGATGCCGGAACTGCAGGCCCTGCTGCCCGCGTCAATCACCCTGAATGTCGCGCAGGACCGCTCGCCCACCATTCGCGCCTCGCTGCGCGATGTCGAGCGCTCGTTGACTATCGCCGTGTCGCTGGTGATTCTGGTGGTGTTTCTGTTCCTGCGCTCCGGGCGCGCCACGCTGATTCCGGCCATCGCCGTACCGGTGTCGCTGATCGGCACCTTCTCCGCCATGTACCTGTGCGGTTTCAGCCTTAACAACCTGTCGCTGATGGCGTTGACCGTCGCCACCGGTTTCGTGGTGGATGACGCCATCGTGGTGCTGGAGAACATTTCCCGCCATATCGAAGCGGGCATGAAACCGCTGCAAGCCTCATTGCAAGGGGTGCGGGAGGTCGGCTTCACCGTGGTGTCGATGAGCCTGTCGCTGATCGCGGTGTTTATTCCACTGCTGTTCATGGATGGCCTGCCGGGGCGATTGTTCCGCGAGTTCTCGATTACGCTGTCGGTGGCGATCCTGATTTCATTGCTGGTGTCCATCACCCTGACGCCGATGATGTGCGCCCGGCTGCTGCGCCATCACGCGCCCCGCAGCCAGCCGCGCACCCGCGGCTTCAACCGGCTCCTGCTCGGGCTGCAACAAGGTTACGGCCGCAGCCTGCGCTGGGTGCTGAACCACTCGCGCTGGGTGATGATGGTGCTGCTGGGCACTATCGGCCTGAGCGTCTGGTTGTACATCAGCATTCCCAAAACCTTCTTCCCCGAGCAGGACACCGGCCGGTTGATGGGGTTTATTCAGGCCGACCAGAGCATCTCCTTCCAGGCGATGAAGCGCAAACTGCAGGATTTCATGACCATCGTGCGCGCCGACCCGGCGGTGGATAACGTCACCGGTTTCACCGGCGGCATGCGCACCAACAGCGGCTCGATGTTCATCAGCCTGAAGCCGCTGGCCCAGCGTGACGTCAGCGCCCAGCAGGTGATAACCCGGCTGCGCGCCAACCTGGCGAAAGAGCCGGGCGCCAACCTGTACCTGATGGCGGTGCAGGACGTGCGCATCGGCGGGCGCGAGTCCAACGCCGGTTACCAGTTCTCGCTGCTGTCGGATGACCTGTCGGTGCTGAGAACCTGGGAGCCGAAAATCCGCGATGCCCTGAGCAAGCTGCCGCAACTGGCGGACGTCAGTTCCGACCAACAGGACAAGGGCGCCGAGCTGATGATGGTGTACGATCGCGACGCGATGGCGCGCCTCGGCATCAACGTCTCCAGCGTCAACACGCTGCTGAACAACGCCTTCGGTCAGCGCCAGATCTCCACCATCTACCAGCCGATGAACCAGTACAAGGTGGTGATGGAGGTGGATTCAGCCTACACCCAGGACCCGAGTTCGCTGGATAAGATGTTTGTAATCAACAACGACGGCAAGCCGATACCGCTGTCGTTCTTCGCCCGCTGGCAGCCGGCCAACGCGCCGCTGGCGGTCAACCATCAGGGGCTGTCGGCCGCCGCCACCCTCTCCTTCAACCTGCCGGAAGGCGCCAGCCTGTCGGACGCCACCACCGCCATCGAGCGCACCATGACCGCGCTGGGGGTGCCGCCCACCGTGCGGGGCCAGTTTGCCGGTACCGCGCTGGCGTTCCAGCAGTCGCAACATTCGCAGGTGGTGCTGATCATCGCGGCGATCCTGACGGTGTATATCGTGCTGGGGATACTGTACGAGAATGTCGCCCACCCGCTAACCATTCTCTCGACGCTGCCGTCCGCCGGGGTCGGCGCGCTGCTGGCGCTGGAGCTGTTTGACAAACCGTTCAGCCTGATCGCGCTGATTGGCATTCTGCTGTTGATCGGCATCGTGAAGAAAAACGCCATCATGATGGTGGACTTTGCGCTGGTGGCGCAGCGTGAAGGAAAACTGCCGGCGCGCGAGGCGATTTTCCGCGCCTGCATGTTGCGTTTCCGCCCGATCATGATGACCACGATGGCGGCGCTGTTCGGCGCGCTGCCGCTGGTACTGAGCAGCGGCGACGGTTCTGAGCTGCGCCAGCCGCTCGGCATCACCATCGTCGGCGGGCTGGTGATGAGCCAGTTGCTGACGCTGTACACCACGCCGGTGGTGTACCTGTTCTTTGATCGCCTGCAATGGCGTCGCCGCGAACGCCCTGACGCGACCGCGCATACCGAACCGTCGGCCTGATGCCGCGCTAGCCGTACCTGTAACAATTCGCCGGGGTTCGCCCCGGCGCCTGCAAGGGACAGGATATTCCCGGGAGTAACACCAAGCATGACCAATCAGCCCGCCTCCGTTCGCTGGCAATTGTGGATTGTGGCCTTCGGCTTTTTTATGCAAGCGCTGGACACCACCATCGTCAACACCGCCCTGCCCTCCATGGCTGTCAGCCTCAATGAAAGCCCGCTGCGTATGCATGCCGTGATCGTGGCCTATGTGCTGACGGTGGCGATGATGCTGCCTGCCAGCGGCTGGCTGGCGGACCGG from Dickeya fangzhongdai encodes the following:
- the mdtC gene encoding multidrug efflux RND transporter permease subunit MdtC, giving the protein MKFFALFIHRPVATTLLALAIALCGLLGYQLLPVSPLPQVDYPVISVTATLPGASPETMASSVATPLERSLGRIAGVNEMTSMSSLGNTRIILQFALERDINGAARDVQAAINAAQSLLPSSMPSRPYYRKVNPSDAPIMIMTLTSDTYGPGQLYDYASTQIAQRVSQIDGVGDVTIGGSSLPAVRVALNPQALFNQGVSLDAVRQSIAQSNVRQPLGSVDSGSTHYQIQTNDELKTADAYRSLIVHYNNGAPVRLSDVATVKDSVQNVLNAGMTNAKPAILVMIRRAPDANIISTVDAIRASMPELQALLPASITLNVAQDRSPTIRASLRDVERSLTIAVSLVILVVFLFLRSGRATLIPAIAVPVSLIGTFSAMYLCGFSLNNLSLMALTVATGFVVDDAIVVLENISRHIEAGMKPLQASLQGVREVGFTVVSMSLSLIAVFIPLLFMDGLPGRLFREFSITLSVAILISLLVSITLTPMMCARLLRHHAPRSQPRTRGFNRLLLGLQQGYGRSLRWVLNHSRWVMMVLLGTIGLSVWLYISIPKTFFPEQDTGRLMGFIQADQSISFQAMKRKLQDFMTIVRADPAVDNVTGFTGGMRTNSGSMFISLKPLAQRDVSAQQVITRLRANLAKEPGANLYLMAVQDVRIGGRESNAGYQFSLLSDDLSVLRTWEPKIRDALSKLPQLADVSSDQQDKGAELMMVYDRDAMARLGINVSSVNTLLNNAFGQRQISTIYQPMNQYKVVMEVDSAYTQDPSSLDKMFVINNDGKPIPLSFFARWQPANAPLAVNHQGLSAAATLSFNLPEGASLSDATTAIERTMTALGVPPTVRGQFAGTALAFQQSQHSQVVLIIAAILTVYIVLGILYENVAHPLTILSTLPSAGVGALLALELFDKPFSLIALIGILLLIGIVKKNAIMMVDFALVAQREGKLPAREAIFRACMLRFRPIMMTTMAALFGALPLVLSSGDGSELRQPLGITIVGGLVMSQLLTLYTTPVVYLFFDRLQWRRRERPDATAHTEPSA